The Corynebacterium poyangense genome includes a window with the following:
- a CDS encoding type 1 glutamine amidotransferase → MIIIEHQESADLDRLVSWTPGATVYRPYLGQRLPDILQEPLIVLGGAMNAYQDQDYSWLPRTRQLLSIAIEKKIPVLGICLGAQLLSVAAGGGVAIASSAGTELGLTQISLTETAAKDPLFCGLPQQIWVASDHSDGITPLPQDAVLLAKSARYPQAFRVGPCAWGVQFHPEAGLNRLQQWIKEDIHLLPGASPEREAELIEQARQYWAEVTTAAHQLITRFVALSTGKS, encoded by the coding sequence ATGATAATTATTGAGCACCAAGAATCGGCCGACCTCGATAGATTAGTGTCGTGGACGCCTGGGGCTACAGTTTATCGGCCCTATCTCGGCCAGCGGTTGCCTGACATACTCCAGGAACCCTTGATTGTTCTGGGCGGGGCAATGAATGCTTATCAGGATCAGGACTATTCATGGTTGCCCCGTACCCGGCAGTTGTTGTCTATAGCAATAGAAAAGAAAATACCTGTTTTGGGTATTTGTTTAGGGGCACAACTGCTCAGCGTTGCGGCTGGAGGCGGAGTAGCTATTGCTAGTTCCGCAGGAACAGAACTAGGTCTAACCCAGATTTCCCTCACGGAAACTGCTGCTAAAGATCCCCTTTTTTGTGGCCTCCCACAGCAGATATGGGTGGCCTCAGATCATAGCGACGGTATAACACCACTGCCTCAGGATGCGGTGCTTCTAGCGAAATCAGCACGTTATCCTCAAGCATTTCGGGTTGGGCCGTGTGCCTGGGGAGTGCAATTTCACCCCGAAGCTGGATTGAACCGACTTCAGCAGTGGATCAAAGAAGATATTCATCTGTTACCAGGGGCATCCCCGGAACGTGAGGCCGAACTAATTGAGCAGGCTCGGCAATACTGGGCAGAAGTGACTACGGCGGCGCATCAACTCATCACCAGATTTGTTGCACTGAGCACAGGAAAATCATAG
- the uriR gene encoding transcriptional regulator UriR, with the protein MPQRSTPTLKELARLAGVSVSTISRALANNPAIAPATREKIQRLAKEQGYRPNAQARALQSRRSGSIGLIVPSLVNSYFATMATQVQAEAMAHGLNTLIVNANENPDTLNDLLDNLSHHQVDGVLCVPLEESRDRIEQLASTIPVVLIDRDLPDSQLYSVTSDPAPGMRSALKLLKHHHLLPLGYLSGPMSTSTGRERLTVFQQGCVDYEIDDPRIFLGGYEQQRGLEDALTLLKQGVRTLFAGDSMMTIGVLQACHRHRLRIPHDVAVVGFDRHPAFELQQAPITVIDQHVSDMATLAFRILIGVMADNPPDQRRTYINTTLITRESTQCL; encoded by the coding sequence ATGCCTCAAAGGAGCACCCCTACTCTCAAAGAACTAGCGCGGTTGGCCGGTGTTTCGGTATCCACTATTTCTCGAGCACTCGCCAATAACCCAGCTATCGCCCCGGCCACGAGGGAAAAGATTCAGCGCTTAGCCAAGGAACAGGGATACCGTCCCAATGCCCAAGCTCGCGCTTTGCAAAGCCGAAGAAGTGGCAGTATCGGACTGATTGTGCCGAGTCTGGTCAACAGCTATTTCGCGACTATGGCCACCCAGGTCCAAGCTGAAGCAATGGCGCATGGGCTTAATACCCTGATTGTGAACGCTAACGAAAACCCCGACACCCTCAACGATCTTTTAGATAACCTCTCCCACCACCAAGTTGATGGCGTCCTCTGTGTTCCTTTAGAGGAATCTCGTGACCGCATTGAGCAATTAGCAAGCACCATTCCCGTGGTTCTTATTGACCGGGATTTGCCGGATTCACAACTCTATAGCGTGACCTCTGATCCCGCCCCCGGAATGCGATCCGCACTTAAACTCCTCAAGCACCATCACCTCCTCCCCCTTGGTTACCTGTCCGGCCCGATGAGCACCTCAACAGGCCGAGAGCGCCTCACAGTTTTTCAACAAGGGTGCGTCGACTATGAAATAGATGATCCTCGAATATTCCTCGGCGGATATGAACAACAACGCGGCCTAGAAGATGCCCTCACCCTACTCAAACAGGGCGTACGCACCCTCTTTGCCGGTGATTCCATGATGACCATTGGTGTCCTCCAGGCCTGTCACCGTCACCGGCTGAGAATTCCCCACGATGTCGCCGTAGTGGGGTTTGACCGTCACCCGGCTTTTGAACTCCAACAAGCCCCTATCACTGTCATCGATCAGCATGTGAGTGACATGGCTACCCTTGCGTTTCGCATCTTAATCGGAGTTATGGCAGATAATCCGCCAGATCAGCGTCGTACTTATATCAACACCACGTTAATAACTAGAGAATCTACCCAATGTTTATAA
- a CDS encoding cation transporter: MFSSTTLDSHARRLVAWVAGLNLLGFALELAIATVIGSAALFADAADFLEDFLINLLVLTALGWSVASRRKASFGLAGLILLPAIAACGTAALKIISGDPPEPLTLSGTAVFAMVLNLLCALLLMRLRGASTALVCGAWLAARNDVLANILILLAGVLTMVWWSAWPDIVAGLIIGAINFSAAKEVYEQARAEDPELELD, translated from the coding sequence GTGTTTAGCTCTACGACTCTAGATTCCCATGCCCGACGCCTTGTTGCGTGGGTAGCCGGCCTTAACTTGCTGGGCTTTGCTCTAGAATTAGCGATTGCCACTGTTATTGGTTCTGCGGCCCTATTTGCCGATGCCGCGGATTTCTTGGAAGATTTCCTGATCAATCTTTTAGTGCTCACTGCGCTGGGGTGGTCGGTGGCAAGTCGCAGGAAAGCGAGCTTCGGACTAGCCGGGCTGATTCTCCTTCCGGCGATAGCAGCTTGCGGAACGGCCGCATTGAAGATCATAAGCGGCGATCCTCCAGAGCCATTAACGCTGTCCGGTACCGCTGTTTTCGCCATGGTCCTTAATCTGCTTTGTGCTTTATTGCTCATGCGTTTGCGTGGAGCTTCAACCGCCTTGGTCTGTGGCGCCTGGCTGGCGGCACGCAATGACGTCCTAGCTAATATTCTCATCCTGCTAGCCGGTGTGTTGACCATGGTGTGGTGGAGTGCCTGGCCAGACATAGTGGCGGGGCTCATCATCGGCGCAATTAACTTTTCTGCAGCCAAAGAAGTTTATGAGCAGGCGCGTGCCGAGGATCCGGAGTTGGAGTTGGATTAG
- a CDS encoding GNAT family N-acetyltransferase: MSFPPHYGDRLIIDSGLVQLELFHDGIEEQVKDLLLNAEIFPDITAPYVFPWYRGLRASPKDNIQSCIEFNKDIIKDSTTSSWRLPFFIRYHGNLIGGQEIRGHTIGTNLIMSSGSWLDLKSQGQGLGSTARRVALTYAFNHLNVSTAFSFCSAANHASARVSLACGYQEVSPHKIPPLPGEHLTSDMRAFRLCPQSFLAKSTTISVTH; the protein is encoded by the coding sequence ATGTCTTTTCCGCCTCACTATGGAGACCGTCTCATTATCGACTCTGGTCTAGTGCAACTTGAGCTGTTCCACGACGGCATAGAGGAACAAGTAAAAGACCTTCTCCTGAATGCTGAGATTTTTCCTGATATCACTGCCCCCTATGTTTTCCCCTGGTACCGAGGCTTAAGAGCGTCGCCTAAAGACAATATTCAATCCTGTATTGAGTTCAATAAAGACATCATCAAGGATTCCACCACCTCCTCGTGGCGACTCCCGTTTTTTATTCGCTATCACGGCAACTTGATAGGAGGCCAGGAAATTCGTGGACATACCATCGGCACTAACCTCATCATGTCATCAGGATCCTGGCTAGACCTCAAATCCCAAGGCCAGGGTCTAGGTTCCACGGCGAGAAGGGTCGCTCTCACCTATGCCTTTAACCACCTCAACGTCTCCACAGCTTTTAGTTTTTGCTCCGCCGCCAACCATGCTTCGGCCCGAGTTTCTTTAGCCTGCGGCTACCAGGAGGTTTCTCCGCACAAAATTCCTCCGCTTCCCGGCGAACACCTCACCTCCGACATGCGAGCTTTCCGGCTCTGCCCGCAGTCCTTTCTTGCCAAGTCCACGACCATCTCCGTGACTCATTAG